The following DNA comes from Meles meles chromosome 8, mMelMel3.1 paternal haplotype, whole genome shotgun sequence.
TGAACAGTCACTTTTTCATCCAGAAGAACAGCTTGAGGTAAAAATTCTGCAATTCAAATAACTTTGAGACAAAAGAGACTTGTAAAGGTATCCCACAGCCCCAAATTAGAAATAGCCCTTCCCCTGCAGCTCCCCAAGAAAATGCCTGGCTTCCTTGTAGGAGCAGAACCAATGCCGTTACACACGGTGCAAATGGGCGCCCTTCAGAATACGAGCTTCTCACCACAGCCAGCTATGAGTGACATGGCCAGAGTTCACTGGATCTCAGCCTCTTGTGCGTGTCACAGTGCAGTGGGCCCCTGCAGACTGGGTTCGTGGTTTGGAGAAAGCCATCCCAGGCCAGAACCCCAGACAGAGGTGGAAGCGTTGGTGAGGGGACCTTGGTGCTGTGTGGCCTCCAGGAATGTGTCGGGAGGCTGTGAACCTGGAGAGGAAAACATGTGacagcttgaattttttttttaaaatgcatctctaactaaaatttaacatCGAAAAATACGTATCATGCAGACAATAATCTCTGATGTCAGTGGTATCTGTGATTCTGGTACAGAGACCTTTTACTTCTTCAAGTTGGTGTCAGACCATATGTCAATAAACacataaatttgttttttgatgTTGCGGTAACTCAGTTATCCACTTCTTTGGTGAACTTGTAGGTATTACTTTATACATTTAAAGAGACTATTCTTGGGCTGCTTGGCAGGCTGTCGGTGGagggtgtgactcttgatcttggggttgtgagttcaagctctacattggctgtagagattacttaaaatctttagaaaaaaaaaatactattctgcatgaaaaacaaggaaagaccCGAGAAACTATCACAGAACCAAGGAGACGagggagacatgacaactaaatgaaCAGACAGATCCTGAATTGGATCTTTGAGCAGAAAGAAGACAATAACGGGACTGCTAGAGAATTCCAAGTACAAGTCTGAAATTGAGTTAATGACGGCTTCTTCATCTTGACACGTGGACCCCGGAAATGTAAAGTGTTAACAGTGGGAACACCAGATGCATGTCATTCAAGAACACTCTGTACggtctttgcaacttttctgtacatCTGACTTGGTGGCAAGAGGCCCAGTGCTGGGTCTGCTGCCTGCTCCCAGACATGGGGGTTGGGAGATCTGTGTCCTTTCGAGGCCGTCACTGCTACACCTCTGAGGAGACGGGAGAGACCAGTCCAAAAGACGGGGAGAAGTTTTCCAGAGAAGTGAAACAATCTATGGCGTATTGTGGAAAAGGCACGGCTCTGGGTTCAGAAAGGTCCAGCTTCCTGTTTTGTCCCTGGCTCTGGCTTTGCGCTCTGTGGCCAGGAACCATTCTAGGCTTCTTCTTCCCCTTGGTGAAGGGAAGCCATCAGTAAAGGCCTTGGCAGGGTCATTGTGAGGACCAAGGGTATGATGTGTCCCCGAGGTAGCCCTTCTGTTGGTCTTAGGTGGTGTGTTGTGCATTTTACATGCACACGCATGGGCAGCACGCTAAACAGTTGACACAAGTTAACTTAATCTTCGTGATATGTCTCTTACATGATCGTTTCAGAGATCGGGAGCCTGAGAGTCAGAGGCTCAGTGACCTCAGCACCCAAGGACACAAAGACGAATCTGAATTCAGATTCATGCTAACTAGTTTGTGGTCTTCCTTTGCCTGCTCTCAGGCTTTCCCAATGGCCCTGGTTCCTGGGTGCTCTGTGCTCTCCTGGACTCCAGACTCCGCTCCTGTTTCTTTCTCATGTACATCCGTGTCCAATTGCTCTCTGCGGGGCTGTGGCCCATGGCGATCGGCTGGTCTGGACCTGAGATGGCTCaggtgcacactgggggtgttggGCAGTCCCCAGCTCTGTCCCGGCACAGACGGTCCATCCTGCATTCTGGGAATTTTAACTGCTTATGCCCCGTTTGAcggtgtgattactggatcactGAGGCCATGATTTTTCTCACACGTTTGGGCAAAGTTGGCATTTCCACGTCATTTTCCCAGATTGGGATGGGGGGAGCTTTAAGATTAGTGACCTCCTAAAACCATGGCAGTGAAAATTAAACAACCCCCCAGATCCAGCAGAGGCCACTGTGACATTTACCTGTTCCTTAACAGGGGTTTTATTAAGGGATTACTCTAAAGGACATGGaagtcattttggtttttttgttccCTTCTGTGATTAGTGTAGTTGCCAGTTAATTCAAACTCTATTGAAGGGGGatttaaaaaaagtgatgttACTTACCTGGGCAGGTGAGTTTAGACTTAAATAGTTACAAGGGAATGAGCCTGATTTCCATCTGTGCTTGATGTGAGCGTGCACATTGGTCTCCGAAGGAGAAAACGGCGAGCAGCACTTGTACGCTTAGGTTCCAGAAGTGAGGGCTCTGCGGGTCCCCTGATGGGCTctcttgtttttcagtttttcccctaCATTCTGCTGCTGGTGGCTATCCTCCTGTACCTGCCCTCCCTGTTCTGGCGTTTTGCAGCTGCCCCTCATCTTTGCTCAGATTTGAAGTTCATCATGGAAGAACTTGACAAAGTTTACAACCGCGCAATTCAAGCTGCTAAGAGCATGTGTGACCAGGATGTGAGGGATGGTACCAGCCCAGTTCCAGGCTTTCAGGAGAACATGGGACAAAGGTAACTCAGCCCCCAGCAAGTATCTTGGCGGGCTTTGGGGTATGAGGTCTCAGTCCTCCTCCTGCCCATCTGGGCTTAGGGTTCCCACTGTAGtagatggggagggggtggggggctgtcaTCCACCTGCAGACACACTGTGGGAGCCGGGAAGACTTGCTGGCCCCCAGTCTCATCCCACCTCCCTGTGCCAGCACCTGTCCTCACATCCAGACGCCTTCCCTTGTTGAGGGGAATGCCGCCGTCTCGTGTTCTGAAAGGCTGGGGTAACGGGGTGGCACCAGCTACTCGCTGGCACCAATGGAGAAGCAAGGAGGATTATGGGCCTCCCGAGCTtagagaaccagagagagagagaagtgggggaatGAGCAGGCAGCGCCTGGTCTCTTCACATTCTTCCTCTGGTTCCTGTTGTCAGCAAGGGAAATTGTATTAATagctctcatttttaaaatactttatccCAGAGACTGTGTTTTATCTGGGTACATTATCTCAACCCTCAGAACGTCATTACAACTAACTGCGTTGattttctgcctccctcttccacaaATAAAAAACACTGGCTTCCAGCTCTCCGCGAGAGAGCTGGGACCCACCCAGGCGGACGGGCCCAAACCTGAGCCCCGCACTCACGGAGCTGTCCGCCTCCTGCCCCTCGCCTGGGCGGGAAAGTCTACTTCATTGTGCACAGCAGAGAAGATCTAAATCAGATTTAGAAACACTAGAATAAGAACGGTCCATGTGGAGTGTTTACCAGATGCCGGgcatttttagaattttcaaaTAGAACCTGTTTAACCAGACCTTCTTTAAAACAGGGGGAGAGTGTTCTGTGGTAGCTTGTCTTCTTACTTGGACCCGATTCTATTCCCTGATCCGCCAGCGAAGTTACAGGtgaagcagggagggagaaaagggttTTGAGGTTTTTAGCATGGTACTATCCCTGCATGTTTACGTCTTTGATATCTGCTCTTCGCGAaggtttaaattctttttttattccttcgTTGTTACTGTTTGCAGTCTGTGGGAGATCTCTGAACGCCACTTCAAGTACCCGATTGTGGAGCAGTACCTGAAGACAAAGAGGAACTGTAGGAACTTGACCATCAAGTACGTCAGCTGCCGGTTGCTGACACTCGCCATTGTCCTGTCTGCGAGCGTCTACCTAGGCTATTACATCAGCCTCTCGTCGCTGTCTGACGAGTTTGTCTGTAGCATCAAGTCTGGGATCCTGAGAAACGACAGCACCATCCCCGATCGCTTTCAGTGCAAGCTCATTGCCGTCGGCGTCTTCCAGCTGCTCAGCCTCATCAACCTCGTGGTTTATGTGCTACTGGCCCCCGTGGTCATCTACACGCTCTTCGTTCCATTCCGGCAGAAGACGGACGTTCTCAGGGTATATGAGATTCTGCCCACCTTTGATGTCCTGCATTTCAAATCGGAGGCATACAACGACCTGAGTCTCTACAACCTCTTCTTGGAGGAGAACGTAAGTGAGCTCAAGTCCTACAGGTGTCTGAAGGTGCTGGAGAATATTAAAAACAGTGGCCAGGGCATCGACCCAATGGTCCTCCTGACCAACCTTGGCATGATCAAGATGGATGTCATGGATGGCAAGAAACAGGAGCCCATGGAGATGACGACAGAGGAGCCGGGGGACCCGATGACAGAGCTCAAAGGTAGGGGGAGCTCTTGGGGTGCCTCAGTACTGGGAGACAGAGGGGAAGAATCGGTGCCACCCCAGATGTCCAGAGGAAACTGTGCTTTCTCCAGACTGTCCTTGCTGCTTGGTCACGCTCTCACAGTCTCTGCCCCAGGCATCCGTCCGTGCTGTCCTTTTCGCATACACTTGTCCTGTGCTGCTGGCTTTTTCCCCGTACTTTTGGGCCTCAGCCCGTTGTCCTCCATCTCTCTCAAAAGATACAGAGTTCATTGATGGAACTGGAGCCCTGACCTAACTTCATTGTTCCTTGAAATGTGGCTTAGAAGCAAAACCTTGTAAGGCAAAGAATACGGGATTTATAGACAAGAAGGTAATTCATGCTGTCGGTTCTTGCTTTTTGtcataaatgttttgtttttacagattCGAGCGCACCCAGTGATATTAAAGTAAATAACGGAGAGACGAGTGCTCGACAGAGACTTCTCGATTCTTCTTGCTGATTTGAGGTCCGTGACCCTCTGTGACATGGGATTTGTATCGGCTGCCAGATTCCCCGCTGGTCCTTCTGAGTGTGCCTTACTGAGTCCCTAAGGAAAATGACGGCCCCCAGAACACTGTAGGAGCATGATTCATGAACTTCTGATGAGCAGCACCATGGGGGCAAACCAGCCCCAGCAAGTGTACGTGTGTGTCCATCACCTGGAAGGTGGGAAGGCTCATCAGAGCAAGACTCAGAGACCTGTTTGTGCCTCAAAGAAGCCCGTTTCTGGAAGGATGTGCAGTAAGACTCAGGGGTACCAGCAAGGACTTTGGGAGGCTTTTTGGATTTGTTATATGAAATAATGATAACACCTGTCAGGGTACAGCTTTACTAGGAACCTCCTCTGTGCCCCTAACGACCGCTGCACCAGCCAGTTGCAGACTTGCTATTGGCGGTGTCCTCCTCTGGGGACAGTGCTGGCATGGGTTCCTGTCCCCCAGGGCTCTGAGCACACCGCTGCTCGTTGGCCACAGCAAACCAAAATCATGCCACTCCACCCTGGAAACGTGGTGAGCCAGGCAGAACTGTGACTTCTGTATGGGAGAGGATGCTTGTCACAGAGCCGTGGGGAGATCTGGGCAGACAGAGCAGGTTATTTCAATCCATTTTCCAAGGGGTTCTGTGTAGGTCCTTCCTCTGTTATCAAAAGACTCGAAACAGGATGgtaaacaaatgaacagaacacagaatgcttaaaaataatagtaataaaggGACATTTTGCTTATGACGGTCAGAACGTATAAATGACATTGGCCATATGGTGTGCTTGGAATGAGACCAGCTTTGTGgtttattttatctatattttaagcacatcttttaaaaatccattttaatgTAGAATCCTGTGATGTCAGAACGGAGGCCATGTGGGAAGGATGTTCTAGCActgagaaagaataaatgttaCAGACAGCTGTATCACACCCAAGCATCATTTCATAAACATTTATGGCCGATTCGGAGTATATAAAAACCTTTCCCAGTTCTAACCATGTAAATAGGTCCAAACTATGTTTACATTTTATACAGAACCCTTTAAAATTCCGTTTGTGGATCTCCCTGTTTTTATTCTTAGGAAATTAACACATTACTAAAGTGAGTAATCTAATCCTCAGGAACCTCAAAGTTTACAATTGGCTCCTAGGAAGAGTTGTTTACTTAATCTAATTagtgtttgaaaaacaaaagttatatAAGCTACTCAGAATATTCTGAGAATATTCTACTCTCTTTTCAGAATATTCACAGAAGTGGATTTTAGTTGCCCTTCTGTGATGGGGTCTGAGATGGAAAGCTGACGGCGAGTCTCAAGGATGCATTCATGCTTTAAATTATTATGTGCTATTTATTACCTTTGAGTTCATGTGACTTAGAAATTGCAGGAACCTAAAtactcctctttccttcatttttctatcACTGTGTCCAAGTGCTCCGTCACAGCTCCCcacactggcttttttttttataatttgaaaagatTTCTGAGCTATTTTTCTAGGATGTACTTCTTTTCCCCTCAAAAGCTTCATCTCCTCTATAGACAGCCCCTAATTTGTATTTTGAGGTGGTAAAATAGATCATTTTTTTCAGGAAACCAGCAATTCTCTAAGTCCTATGCCCTGTAACCCTTTTGTCACGGTTGGTGGGGCTGGAGTTGTTGCCTGCTCTTCCTTGTCCCTGTTGCGACACACTGAGCCCCAGGAGGTCCTGATGTCCCAGGCTCGTAGTGCTCGTCCCAGACTGTTGGATAGGATGAATAAGGCCACTCCCCGTCCTTGAGGAATTTAGAGCCTAGTCAAAGgcagcaaaggcagaggcaggtACAAAGGAGTAGCCACAGTAAAGGCCCTTCCAGAAAGCTCCCAGCAGCTGTTCTGTGTTCTCGGGAGATGCCATCTTGTTTTCCTGTCTCCTGGAGTTGGTGGTCTTGAGAGTCCAGTTCTGGTTTTTCCCAGAGGCTCTTCAGCCACTGGTCCTGTGGTGTGAAGCTGGGACAGAACACTAACCGAGTGTTTTTGCACAGGAAGAGCTCCACTGGCCTTCCGCACGTTACCAGTGGCCTTCTCCACTGGCCTtctgcaggggagggggagggcaagcCTGCAGTGGCCATGGAATTACCCGTGAATGACTGCTGTAGAGCTAAGAGGCCAAGGTGGATGCCCAGCCCTACAGTCCGGCGTGGGAAAAAGCGTTACCAGGAGAGTGAACTCTTCCATCCCCTGGGATTTGCTGGCTTAAAGGACGACTTCTGAGGGTTCCCTTTCCGGAGGGTGAACAGTCATTCCTTGCTTTCTACGAAGGGACCGACAGATCCTAACTGGGTACCCCAAGGCTACTGACTTTGTTTCCAGCTCGCATCTTCCTAGAAAGGCACCAGCTGGGACTGGAACCGATCATCCTGGGAGCAGCATCCAGCCACCtgtttgcttttcccccaggacAGGCAGAGACTTCCAGTGTAGACCTTCTGCAAACTTCCGGGGAGTGACTGACCCCAAAAGGCACAGACCCTCTCTTGTGACGCGCACACACACTAAATGCACCTCCAGGGGCTGTCCTTGGGCGCGCACACGGCGAGGGGTTGGAGACCAGTCTACCCGGTGCACAGCGGGGGCCCCTTTGGCCTCCCAGAGAGCTGCTTCCAGCAACATCTGCTCTGTGTCCACGTAGCAAAATCATGTTTACACCCTTCTGAGGGGGCTGTACCTTCTGAGGGGTGGATCTCATTGTTCAGAGTCCGGGTGAACAGCCAGTGAAGAGGGCAGGTGGATGACAGTGGCCGGGGCGAGCTGGCTGCTGCCACTGACCCCGTTCAGCCTCTCCAGCATGGAGAGCCGGTGAGCCTAACACTTGAACGGTGCTTTGTCCTATTTTGTGCTGTGAAAACGCTAGAAACTTCCAGCTGCTTGGGCTGTCTTACTGCGTGGTCGTGCTTCGTCTGTAGAAGCCGAGCCTGTGTCCTATCCAAGAATGAGCCAAGGTCGGGAGATGGCCAGGCAGACACTCCCACAGCCAGAGTGTTGCACCCGTTTTTAAAATGTGTTCGTattggtttattttgcttattgTCAGTCCCGGATCAATAGAATATCTACGAGGATGGGCGTTGTTGATCTTGTGATGTGAGCTAAACCAGCGGCTGGCCTGTAATAGGCATTCTGTAAATATTCGCTGAACACAGTTATGAGAACTCGAGTTTGTTGGCAGCTGTTATTTGATTCAAAAAGGCACACAGTCCTCTgcaggaaaggagaggggagacCCTCTCAGCCTCCTGTGGAGAGGGGAATGTTTGTGTAAAATTACTATGGCCCCACAAATAAGCAGTGACGGTTCTTAGCTGCTTCTTGTGGCCGCTCTCCAAATTCAGTCCAAGTGCAGCGTTGCCCTGCCATGATTAGTGAAATTGAAGTTTTGATGCTCCCGATCTCTGTCGTTTCCCAGAACAACCTCTTGAAAAGGAACGATGATTGAAATGTGCAGTTAGCGTTGATTGGGGTTTCAGATGAGGGCGCGGAGATGAAATGGCCCTTCTGGGCCATCGTTGACCGGGGCCGTATTTTTCACAAGTAATGTGAAGCCCCGAAAAAGGGCTGCAAAGAGGATAGTGTGTCCTTTGCGGAGCATAATAGATGTTAATTCACCCTTGGTTTGTTCGGCCTGCTTGAAATGAAATGTATTGTGTTTGGGGGCTCTCTTCTTAGTTGTAAAAAACACTTTGTTACTTAAAGCATGCGGTTTGATCCGTGATTGTTCAAGTTCTTGAAAGTTAATATAGTTTCTCATGCAGTGAGTgctttcccctgcccccccccctgccccccagaggAGGAAAAGCCTTGTAGAATTCGACAGGGTCACGAGTGTTCCCTACAAAAGCTGATGCCGCCCGTTCCTCTTTAACAAGTTGGCTTTTTTAAAAGTACCACTGTTACAGTCTCACGGTTCTGTGGAGAGGTGCTCGAGGCATACTTTAAATTCTTTCGAATGACTAAACAtcttcacaaaattttaaagaaaaatacatgggCTCTTTTCCGCTGTGTCATTCGGGAAGGACACTCACTCGCTCTTCCACAAAGATCAAAGGGTGACAGCAGATCACGGCGTTAGAAAATGACCCTTAAGAAAAGGACAAGAGTCTTGAAAGCTCTGAGGTTCGGTGGTTCTCACTAGGATGTTTTCCATTTCCACAAGTCACCCGTCCAAGTTCTGCATTCTGACTTCCCTTTAAGGAGGGATCCAAGGCTGCCCCTGTCTGTAGAGAATGTGGAAACAATGTTTTCGTTCTGCAGGGCTTGCATCCACCCCAATAAAACTCTCGCTAATGAAAAATGTGTCTTGTCCCATTTCTTGCCTTCTCTTCGGGGCGGATGTCACGGGAGACGAGTCCTGAAATGTCATGTGGCTCGAGGCTCCTTCCTCTCcgccaaatacataaaattcagtAGGTGTCGTGGTACTTGCTCCCACCCAGCTGGCAGGAACCAAGGGAAGAAAGCCCTTGATGAAGGGCCCACAGCTTCTGTAATTTCCAAAGCCAAAATCACATGCTTTCTGATTAGGGATTGTCCGCGCGTGCTTGGCGAGGAAGAAACGGGGACAATATGCCACTAAGCACGGAttggcctgcctgcctctctctcgaGGGGGACTGACTCCCTTACGTGTGGTCACTTAACACAGTTTTACTGCCGTAGGTAGTAAATCCGGGGCCATCCAGAGTGGTCATACAGCGCCGGGCTTAAAGTCACCCATTGACACCACCTGCAGCCCTCCTCGCCCCCTCCTGCTTCCCAGCTGTTTCCTAGGGCGGCACCCCAAGGAACCTTGGACGGGGCACTCGGTTTCCGTCATTCCAGAACAAATCACCACAACCTAAACACCCTAAAGCAACACACCTTTATCAACTCACAGTTCTCCGGGCCAGGGGTCTGGACGTGGCT
Coding sequences within:
- the PANX1 gene encoding pannexin-1; this translates as MAIAHLATEYVFSDFLLKEPSEPKFKGLRLELAVDKMVTCIAVGLPLLLISLAFAQEISIGTQISCFSPSSFSWRQAAFVDSYCWAAVQQGSLQGDSGRLPLWLHKFFPYILLLVAILLYLPSLFWRFAAAPHLCSDLKFIMEELDKVYNRAIQAAKSMCDQDVRDGTSPVPGFQENMGQSLWEISERHFKYPIVEQYLKTKRNCRNLTIKYVSCRLLTLAIVLSASVYLGYYISLSSLSDEFVCSIKSGILRNDSTIPDRFQCKLIAVGVFQLLSLINLVVYVLLAPVVIYTLFVPFRQKTDVLRVYEILPTFDVLHFKSEAYNDLSLYNLFLEENVSELKSYRCLKVLENIKNSGQGIDPMVLLTNLGMIKMDVMDGKKQEPMEMTTEEPGDPMTELKDSSAPSDIKVNNGETSARQRLLDSSC